In methanogenic archaeon ISO4-H5, the following are encoded in one genomic region:
- a CDS encoding DNA topoisomerase I TopA encodes MKILIITEKANAARRIATILSDGNSHSASAGGVTSLTFSIGNDDYNVVSLRGHIMELDYPEKYGDWKATSPVDLVNAPQIKTVRVKSILSKISELAKESDEIIIATDYDREGELIGMETVKAANADMSKVKRAKFSALTKGEIENAFSNLVEPDEKLANAAEARQIVDLSWGAVLTRLISLSSGQVGKNFMSVGRVQSPTLKLLVDRNEEIENFVPTPYWTIEGRFGMLAFKGTHEKGQIWDEAEAKAIYDRTKDAKEAVVSSFEKGLKEEYRPPPFDTTMMQVEANKIGIPPSAAMKIAEDLYTGGYISYPRTENTEYPKSLSLRSVLEKLKDSDMKEEAEELLKQEKISPSRGKRRTTDHPPIYPTAGATSAKLKGDKWKLYELIARRFMATVAPNAVAESTNAVLEVNGEKFVSEGYVQKEQGWKKYYKKYLRSAETRVPDMKVGDRIDVRSISEEEGQTKPPYRYNQGSLIQEMDRLQLGTKSTRHDIIGKLFSRNYVQGNYLVPTASGIALTKALEHHGGGITEPEMTAQLERDMLSITDGVKTLDGVVEESQSMLRDVAIKLDADSEQIGEEIRSALKKQQYVGVCPSCGNSMTVKKSKNGNFIGCNGYPECKRAYPLPKGALVQMLESTCPVCGLAQIKVVRKGMPPSVQCIDPKCSSNTEKNDLGTCPTCKVGTIRVTYSKAGKRFAGCSEWPRCTQTYPLRPRGSIIPTGEACPDCGAPVVSLGSITECINMDCGSRKKRKAVSESEPAAPSDSRVGKVVKVVVSDRKKKSPAKKTAVRKTSKKEE; translated from the coding sequence ATGAAAATCCTGATAATTACCGAGAAGGCAAACGCTGCGAGGAGGATCGCCACCATCCTCTCCGACGGCAATTCGCATTCGGCCTCCGCAGGCGGAGTGACCTCTCTGACCTTCAGCATCGGAAACGATGACTACAACGTGGTCAGTCTGAGGGGACACATCATGGAGCTTGACTATCCCGAGAAGTACGGCGACTGGAAGGCGACTTCCCCCGTCGACCTGGTCAACGCCCCGCAGATCAAGACCGTCCGCGTGAAGTCGATTCTCTCCAAGATCTCCGAGCTCGCCAAGGAGTCTGACGAGATCATCATCGCGACCGACTACGACCGCGAGGGAGAACTGATCGGTATGGAGACCGTCAAGGCCGCCAACGCTGACATGTCCAAAGTCAAGAGGGCCAAGTTCAGCGCCCTCACCAAGGGAGAGATTGAGAATGCTTTCTCCAACCTCGTCGAGCCCGACGAGAAACTCGCCAATGCCGCCGAGGCAAGGCAGATTGTGGACCTCTCCTGGGGAGCGGTGCTCACCAGGCTCATCTCCCTGTCCTCCGGACAAGTCGGTAAGAACTTCATGTCCGTGGGCCGTGTCCAGAGCCCCACCCTGAAGCTCCTGGTGGACCGCAACGAGGAGATCGAGAACTTCGTGCCCACCCCCTATTGGACCATCGAGGGCAGGTTCGGCATGCTCGCCTTCAAGGGAACCCACGAGAAGGGACAGATCTGGGACGAGGCTGAGGCCAAGGCAATCTACGACAGGACCAAGGATGCCAAGGAGGCGGTGGTCAGCTCCTTCGAGAAAGGCCTCAAAGAAGAATACAGACCCCCGCCCTTCGACACCACCATGATGCAGGTCGAGGCCAACAAGATCGGCATCCCTCCCTCCGCCGCCATGAAGATCGCGGAGGACCTCTACACCGGAGGATACATCTCCTATCCCCGTACCGAGAACACCGAATACCCCAAGAGTCTGAGCCTCAGGAGCGTCCTGGAGAAGCTGAAGGACTCCGACATGAAGGAGGAGGCGGAGGAGCTTCTCAAGCAGGAGAAGATCTCTCCCTCCAGGGGAAAGAGGCGCACCACGGACCACCCTCCTATCTACCCCACCGCCGGAGCCACCTCCGCCAAGCTCAAGGGCGACAAATGGAAGCTCTACGAGCTCATCGCCCGCAGGTTCATGGCCACCGTGGCACCCAATGCCGTGGCTGAGTCCACCAACGCCGTCCTCGAGGTCAACGGAGAGAAGTTCGTCTCCGAGGGATATGTGCAGAAGGAGCAGGGCTGGAAGAAGTACTACAAGAAGTACCTCCGCTCCGCCGAGACCCGCGTCCCGGATATGAAGGTCGGAGACAGGATCGATGTCCGCAGTATCTCCGAGGAGGAGGGACAGACCAAACCTCCCTACAGGTACAACCAGGGTTCGCTCATCCAGGAGATGGACAGGCTCCAGCTGGGAACCAAGTCCACCAGGCACGACATCATCGGTAAGCTGTTCTCCAGGAACTATGTGCAGGGCAATTACCTTGTGCCCACCGCCAGCGGAATCGCTCTCACCAAGGCGCTGGAACATCACGGAGGAGGCATCACCGAGCCCGAGATGACCGCCCAGCTCGAGAGGGACATGCTCAGCATCACCGACGGCGTCAAGACCCTTGACGGGGTCGTCGAGGAATCGCAGTCCATGCTCCGCGACGTAGCCATCAAACTGGATGCGGACAGCGAGCAGATCGGCGAGGAGATCAGGTCCGCCCTCAAGAAACAGCAGTATGTGGGAGTATGTCCCAGCTGCGGAAACAGCATGACCGTGAAGAAGTCCAAGAACGGCAACTTCATCGGATGTAACGGATATCCCGAATGCAAGCGTGCCTACCCGCTCCCCAAGGGAGCATTGGTGCAGATGCTCGAGTCCACCTGTCCCGTCTGCGGTCTCGCTCAGATCAAGGTCGTCAGGAAGGGTATGCCCCCGTCTGTACAGTGCATCGACCCCAAGTGCAGCAGCAACACCGAGAAGAACGACCTCGGTACCTGCCCCACCTGCAAGGTCGGAACCATCCGCGTTACCTATTCCAAGGCGGGAAAGCGCTTCGCAGGCTGTTCCGAATGGCCCCGCTGCACCCAGACCTATCCTCTGAGGCCCAGGGGATCCATCATCCCCACCGGCGAGGCCTGCCCCGACTGCGGTGCTCCCGTCGTCTCGCTCGGATCCATCACCGAGTGCATCAACATGGACTGCGGTTCCCGCAAGAAGAGGAAAGCGGTTTCCGAAAGCGAACCCGCCGCCCCCTCCGACAGCAGGGTCGGCAAGGTCGTGAAGGTCGTCGTCAGCGACCGTAAGAAGAAATCCCCTGCCAAGAAGACCGCGGTCAGGAAGACTTCTAAGAAAGAAGAATGA
- a CDS encoding cobalamin 5'-phosphate synthase CobS, with translation MSEQNEDGRTWTGPLSASSPEDYEKKKEPVQNDDLDSLLQQAWNIAVAKVGEDRAEEMSDEEILEVVRSEDATLYEKITALTGTSAEEPSQDTPSDVPAQETVPAVQTTGALTETETRPAPAGNMEPVKEGRMRNINISPSGIIGALKCMLSFFTIIRINVDEKDMEAMDQNFWLAPVIGLVTGIVGFIACLIFALAGLSNIIVPIVAIASVYIFSKFLHFDGLADFGDGMVVSSGNKEDHVRALKDSRVGAGGLGVALTVVLLTLLSYMEFDAIFGMPIHNWTFMIGVPMAVLSIEVLVKYSQVVAATFGNPGNGMASNQVRNTDINSLILSSVLTLILLAITTVIGWAMIRYSSLGAVPIPGWHIGLMFVMGFVMAAVVGVLMAHISNKNFGFVNGDVLGATNEISRCAILLVTLLIEGFIMTW, from the coding sequence ATGAGTGAACAGAACGAAGACGGAAGGACGTGGACAGGTCCCCTGAGCGCGTCCTCTCCCGAAGACTACGAGAAAAAGAAAGAACCCGTCCAAAATGACGACCTCGACTCCCTCCTTCAGCAGGCATGGAATATCGCGGTCGCCAAGGTGGGCGAGGACAGGGCCGAGGAGATGTCCGACGAGGAGATCCTGGAGGTCGTCCGTTCCGAGGATGCAACCCTGTACGAGAAGATAACCGCTCTCACGGGCACCTCCGCGGAAGAGCCTTCTCAGGACACTCCTTCAGATGTGCCAGCACAGGAAACTGTGCCTGCGGTTCAGACCACCGGCGCATTGACCGAGACCGAGACCCGCCCTGCTCCCGCAGGCAACATGGAACCGGTCAAGGAAGGCAGGATGCGCAACATCAACATCAGCCCCTCCGGGATCATAGGTGCCCTGAAATGCATGCTGTCCTTCTTCACAATCATAAGAATCAACGTGGACGAGAAGGACATGGAAGCCATGGACCAGAACTTCTGGCTTGCCCCGGTTATCGGACTGGTTACCGGTATCGTCGGTTTCATCGCCTGCCTCATCTTCGCATTGGCCGGCCTCAGCAATATCATAGTTCCCATCGTCGCCATCGCCAGCGTCTACATATTCTCGAAATTCCTGCATTTCGACGGACTCGCAGACTTCGGCGACGGAATGGTCGTATCCTCCGGCAACAAGGAGGATCACGTCCGTGCCCTCAAGGACAGCCGTGTAGGTGCCGGCGGTCTCGGCGTCGCCCTGACTGTGGTACTGCTTACCCTGCTCTCGTACATGGAATTCGACGCCATATTCGGCATGCCCATCCATAACTGGACATTCATGATCGGGGTCCCCATGGCAGTCCTGAGCATTGAGGTCCTCGTTAAGTACTCCCAGGTCGTGGCAGCCACCTTCGGCAATCCCGGCAACGGAATGGCCTCCAACCAGGTCCGCAACACCGACATAAACTCGCTCATCCTGTCCAGCGTCCTGACCCTGATCCTCCTGGCCATCACTACCGTAATCGGCTGGGCCATGATCAGGTACAGCAGCCTTGGAGCGGTACCCATCCCCGGATGGCATATCGGACTCATGTTCGTGATGGGATTCGTTATGGCCGCGGTCGTGGGAGTCCTGATGGCCCACATCTCCAACAAGAACTTCGGATTCGTCAACGGAGACGTGCTCGGAGCGACTAACGAGATCTCCCGCTGCGCCATCCTCCTCGTGACTCTCCTGATCGAAGGATTCATAATGACCTGGTGA
- a CDS encoding GTP:adenosylcobinamide-phosphate guanylyltransferase CobU yields the protein MEALINAGGKGTRMGDCGIEKPMQVIGGEPVVMRVVNAMRSAKSIDRVLVSVSEHTSATARYLEDNGIETIHTSGDDFMMDLHDSFSVLNGKYVLTSPSDIPMMTSTVIDKTVEAFRPEMQSMIVYIDAGTVREMGVIPSYTKEINGKEWVISGLSIMDREATLEGTYLNEEGLFTDWQELAVNVNTQGELSLARKLV from the coding sequence ATGGAAGCGCTTATCAACGCCGGCGGAAAAGGAACCCGTATGGGTGATTGCGGTATCGAGAAACCTATGCAGGTCATAGGCGGAGAGCCCGTAGTGATGCGTGTGGTGAACGCCATGCGCAGCGCAAAGAGCATCGACCGCGTGCTGGTGTCAGTAAGCGAGCATACCTCGGCCACCGCCCGTTATCTGGAGGATAACGGGATCGAAACCATTCACACGTCCGGGGACGACTTCATGATGGACCTCCACGACTCGTTCAGCGTCCTGAACGGGAAGTACGTCCTGACCAGTCCCTCGGACATCCCCATGATGACCTCCACGGTGATCGACAAGACCGTCGAAGCGTTCAGACCCGAGATGCAGTCCATGATCGTCTACATCGATGCTGGCACTGTGCGCGAGATGGGGGTCATCCCCTCCTACACGAAGGAGATAAACGGAAAAGAATGGGTGATCTCCGGTCTTTCCATAATGGACCGTGAGGCCACCCTCGAAGGCACCTACCTCAACGAGGAAGGTCTCTTCACGGATTGGCAAGAGCTCGCCGTCAACGTGAACACGCAGGGCGAGCTCTCCCTTGCCCGTAAATTGGTTTGA
- a CDS encoding nickel-responsive transcriptional regulator NikR2 produces MDGVTRIGVSLEPELLNEFDKVIQKKGYVSRSEAIRDLVRDTLAETEWKNDKEYMCGVITMVYDHDTTGLSEKLTEVQHAALQTIATTIHMHLDHDKCLEIIAVEGELGELKKLTNDLGSIKGVLRCKLTMAAKKSGHMHYIGPRND; encoded by the coding sequence ATGGATGGCGTAACACGTATCGGTGTTTCCCTCGAACCCGAGCTTCTTAACGAGTTCGACAAAGTGATTCAGAAGAAAGGTTATGTGAGCAGGTCCGAAGCAATCCGCGACCTGGTCCGCGACACCCTAGCGGAGACCGAATGGAAGAACGATAAGGAGTACATGTGCGGAGTTATCACCATGGTCTACGACCATGACACTACCGGACTGAGCGAGAAGCTCACCGAGGTACAGCACGCCGCCCTGCAGACCATCGCCACCACCATACACATGCACCTCGACCACGACAAGTGCCTCGAGATCATCGCCGTGGAGGGAGAGCTCGGGGAGCTCAAGAAACTCACCAACGATCTCGGATCCATCAAAGGGGTCCTCAGGTGTAAGCTCACCATGGCCGCCAAGAAGTCCGGCCATATGCATTACATCGGTCCCAGGAACGACTGA